The Ricinus communis isolate WT05 ecotype wild-type chromosome 8, ASM1957865v1, whole genome shotgun sequence sequence AGTATTTTCctggaaaagaaagaaactttaTGAACTTTTTTCATACAACATAAACAAGGCAAACTGCATTTCCATGGAATTTTAGACTtctactttctttcttccccTTTCAATTCCTTCCCAATCCAGAAACTCTGCTAAATGTAAACCCGTAAATTTGGGATTCTAATTCCATACTTCAACTTCAAGATTCCAAACCCTCCCCCccttttttctcaaaaaaaaaaaaaaaaaattcatttactCTCAGTTACTGATAGAAAAGTATAACATAGAAAGAAAGATCAAAAGATTGTAAATAACTGCAAAATTTCTTTAACGCAAAAGTTCATTTCTTACACTCAACTCGAGTTATTGTCAGATAAcaaatcaagaaagaaaaacaatttccTTCCTCTTAACCCATGAAAATATTCCACAGTACAAGAAACAAATAAGAATGCAGGAAAATAACAGCAAAAAAATGATGctcttttctcatatatataaattattgaaacATTGACatgattaacaattaaatgTAGACATCTCCCCCTAGaatcaggaaaaaaaaaataaagaaaaaaaatggctgCTTTTGTAGCCAAATTCAATCACCGTGtacaaaatgagaaaaaattaattatgaaagaaaaataattaaaagctcGTACCACTTAAATACAATCCTATACAAGACAGAGCAAGAATCAAGCTCTGTAATCCGTTAATGGTAGCTCTAGCTCCAGTTCCAGATTTAACATCTTCTCTAAAACCCGGCGGTGATGATAAATGCGAAGGTTGTTGATCGGATCCAGGAGAAGTCTCTGGCGAGAACGAAACATCCGGCGGTTGAGCACTATCCATTACAGCATTTCCAGGTTTACTAGGAACCATTGGGTTCTTCCCAAATATTTCTCTGGGCAACAAAACTTTCGACACCCCAAAAATCGCCACTGGATTCTGATCAAAAACAGTCTGTGTAACCGATGCCTGTACTATTCCTGTATCGATTGCGACGGACCCATTAACTCTGGATATGTTCAGAGTGTAGCTTCCGGCTCCAGTAGCTTCAGTAGCTAATGTGGGCTGAAGTGGGTTTACAATTGACTCGAGAGAACCCAATGGATAATATGAATGCAAAACATGAAATTTCAAGACCACAGCTTTTTTCTCAGCTGGTAAAGACTGTAAATTTACAGTCCCAGGCAGATCTGAAAAGGCAGCGTCAGTTGGTACAAATAGAGTGATTCCAGCTCCTCTTTCATCAGCTTCGAATTCATCAACAACCCCAGATGCCGATAACATCGATGCCGCCACAAAGAAATTGTGTCCATCGACTAATGCCTTTGTTATGTTTAACCCTAATGGCGGCCGTGTCTCTGATGCCATTAGATTAAACCCATCAGGGACCAAAAGGGAGTTCACAGATAAAATGGTAATATTGTACGGAAGGGTTTTTATTAGAGACAGAACCGTTGcgtttgatgatgaaaaagGCGAAGGAGAATTAATAGTGACGGTATTTGTGAGTGAGTTTCTGGTGATGTTAACCGTACCAGAATTAGACGACGCACGGCCCGTAGTCTGAAAGAGGGTCGTCACTAGAACCCCAGAAGGAGGGATCTGGTGAAGGTCGGACCATGAGAAGTACTGTAAAAGGACGTGGTAGCGGAGGAGGTCGGCGAGGGAGAAAGGAGAGAGGTGGCGCGTGAAGTCGACGGAGGCAGAGAGATAGGAATTGGGTACTGCCAAAAGAGTGAGAGAAGAGCGACGGGTGAGCTCAGAAGTTAAGGAAGGAGCGGAGGAAAGAAGGGCAGTGAAGGAAGACAAGTCTGGGAATGAAGAGAGAAGAGCGGTGATGTTAATGGCAACAATAGGGGTGGTGGTGGAGGAGATGGAGATGGAGAGGAGGAGTAAATACGTGAATGTGATGGGGGTAAAATGGGAAATGGAACAAGTCCTTGgtgccatttttatttttttttggggTCCTCTCTGCAAGAAGaaatggttttcttttctagcagagagaaagag is a genomic window containing:
- the LOC8281079 gene encoding fasciclin-like arabinogalactan protein 4, whose amino-acid sequence is MAPRTCSISHFTPITFTYLLLLSISISSTTTPIVAINITALLSSFPDLSSFTALLSSAPSLTSELTRRSSLTLLAVPNSYLSASVDFTRHLSPFSLADLLRYHVLLQYFSWSDLHQIPPSGVLVTTLFQTTGRASSNSGTVNITRNSLTNTVTINSPSPFSSSNATVLSLIKTLPYNITILSVNSLLVPDGFNLMASETRPPLGLNITKALVDGHNFFVAASMLSASGVVDEFEADERGAGITLFVPTDAAFSDLPGTVNLQSLPAEKKAVVLKFHVLHSYYPLGSLESIVNPLQPTLATEATGAGSYTLNISRVNGSVAIDTGIVQASVTQTVFDQNPVAIFGVSKVLLPREIFGKNPMVPSKPGNAVMDSAQPPDVSFSPETSPGSDQQPSHLSSPPGFREDVKSGTGARATINGLQSLILALSCIGLYLSGTSF